The Vitis riparia cultivar Riparia Gloire de Montpellier isolate 1030 chromosome 10, EGFV_Vit.rip_1.0, whole genome shotgun sequence genome includes a region encoding these proteins:
- the LOC117923927 gene encoding 3-oxoacyl-[acyl-carrier-protein] synthase I, chloroplastic — protein sequence MHVLQSPALCPTPPHRLGRFNAKQPRKKVSFISAAASPAVAAPKREKDPKKRVVITGMGLVSVFGNDVDAYYEKLLAGESGISPIDRFDASKFPTRFGGQIRGFDSQGYIDGKNDRRLDDCLRYCIVAGKKALEDADLGGADSSKIDKERAGVLVGTGMGGLTVFSDGVQALIERGHRKITPFFIPYAITNMGSALLAIDLGFMGPNYSISTACATSNYCFYAAANHIRRGEADLMIAGGTEAAIIPIGLGGFVACRALSQRNDDPQTASRPWDKDRDGFVMGEGAGVLVMESLEHAMKRGAPIIAEYMGGAVNCDAYHMTDPRSDGLGVSSCIESSLEDAGVSPEEVNYINAHATSTIVGDLAEVNAIKKVFKSTSEIKMNATKSMIGHCLGAAGGLEAIATVKAITTGWLHPTINQFNPEPSVEFDTVANKKQQHEVNVAISNSFGFGGHNSVVVFSAFKP from the exons ATGCACGTCCTCCAATCACCGGCTCTCTGCCCCACGCCGCCGCATCGCCTTGGTCGGTTCAATGCCAAACAGCCTCGAAAGAAAGTGTCATTCATATCCGCCGCCGCCTCCCCCGCTGTCGCTGCGCCCAAGCGCGAAAAGGATCCGAAGAAGCGGGTGGTGATCACCGGAATGGGGCTCGTCTCCGTCTTTGGAAACGACGTCGACGCCTACTACGAGAAGCTGCTTGCTGGTGAGAGCGGCATCAGCCCGATTGATCGGTTCGATGCCTCTAAATTTCCGACACGGTTCGGCGGCCAGATCCGCGGATTCGACTCCCAAGGTTACATTGACGGCAAGAACGATAGGCGGCTCGATGACTGCCTTCGCTATTGCATTGTCGCTGGAAAGAAAGCTCTCGAAGACGCCGATCTTGGTGGTGCTGATAGCTCGAAG ATTGATAAGGAGCGAGCTGGTGTGCTTGTTGGAACTGGGATGGGTGGTCTTACAGTGTTCTCTGATGGTGTTCAGGCTCTAATAGAGAGGGGTCATAGAAAAATAACCCCATTTTTCATTCCTTATGCTATCACAAACATGGGGTCTGCCTTGCTTGCAATCGATCTTGGTTTTATGGGTCCAAACTACTCAATTTCAACTGCTTGTGCTACCTCCAATTATTGCTTCTATGCTGCTGCTAATCACATCCGCCGTGGTGAGGCTGATTTGATGATTGCTGGTGGAACTGAGGCTGCCATTATTCCCATTGGCCTAGGTGGTTTTGTTGCTTGTAGAGCTTTATCTCAGAGAAATGATGATCCTCAAACTGCTTCAAGGCCATGGGACAAAGATCGAGATGGTTTTGTCATGGGGGAAGGTGCTGGTGTATTG gtaatggAGAGCTTGGAACATGCGATGAAACGAGGTGCTCCAATTATTGCTGAGTACATGGGAGGTGCAGTTAACTGTGATGCTTATCATATGACTGATCCAAGATCTGATGGGCTTGGTGTTTCATCGTGCATTGAGAGCAGCCTTGAAGACGCTGGTGTGTCACCAGAGGAG GTTAACTACATAAATGCGCATGCAACCTCTACTATTGTTGGTGACCTGGCTGAAGTGAATGCCATAAAAAAGGTATTCAAGAGCACTTCAGAGATCAAAATGAATGCAACCAAG TCTATGATAGGGCACTGCCTTGGTGCTGCTGGGGGTTTGGAAGCTATTGCAACAGTGAAAGCCATAACTACAGGCTGGCTGCATCCTACCATAAATCAATTT AATCCAGAACCATCAGTTGAGTTTGACACAGTTGCAAATAAAAAGCAGCAGCATGAAGTGAATGTTG ccatttcaaattcatttggATTTGGTGGACACAACTCTGTGGTAGTCTTTTCTGCATTCAAGCCCTGA
- the LOC117923791 gene encoding uncharacterized protein At2g34460, chloroplastic isoform X1: MASPLLLFRNTTLSTLHNHYRHHRPPLPAVLFSTKTRRSHSLYSTQMEGSEITEEEEVTVKKTIFVAGATGNTGKRIVEQLLEKGFVVKAGVRDLDKAKTTFPGGNPSLQIVKADVTEGSVKLAEAIGDDSDAVICATGFQRSWDLLAPWKVDNFGTVNLVEACRKLGVNRFILISSILVNGAAMGQILNPAYIFLNAFGLILIAKLQAEQYIRKSGINYTIIRPGGLRNDPPTGNIVMEPEDTLSEGTISRDHVAEVAVEALVHPEASYKVVEIVSRTDAPKRSFKDLFASIKQR, translated from the exons ATGGCCAGTCCTCTGCTTCTCTTCAGAAACACTACTCTCTCCACTTTGCACAACCACTACCGTCACCACCGCCCTCCCCTCCCTGCCGTTCTCTTCTCCACCAAAACAAGGCGGTCTCATTCCCTCTATTCCACTCAG ATGGAAGGAAGTGAAATCACGGAGGAAGAGGAGGTGACTGTAAAAAAGACAATTTTTGTCGCCGGAGCTACCGGGAATACGGGGAAAAGGATTGTTGAGCAGCTTCTGGAAAAGGGCTTTGTTGTCAAGGCCGGAGTTCGCGACTTGGATAAGGCCAAAACTACTTTTCCCGGTGGGAATCCGTCTCTTCAAATT GTGAAAGCGGATGTAACCGAGGGTTCAGTGAAACTAGCTGAAGCCATTGGTGATGATTCCGATGCTGTAATATGTGCCACCGGTTTTCAACGATCCTGGGATTTACTTGCACCTTGGAAG GTTGATAATTTTGGCACCGTGAACCTTGTTGAAGCATGTCGGAAACTTGGTGTGAATCGATTTATTCTTATCAGTTCCATTCTAGTCAATGGAGCTGCAATGGGGCAGATACTTAATCCAGCTTACATCTTCCTCAATGCATTTGGGCTCATCTTAATAGCGAAGCTTCAGGCAGAGCAGTATATAAGGAAATCTGGTATAAATTACACAATAATAAGGCCTGGTGGGTTGAGAAATGACCCCCCCACAGGGAATATTGTCATGGAGCCAGAG GATACTCTCTCTGAAGGCACCATATCCAGAGATCATGTTGCAGAGGTTGCTGTTGAGGCATTAGTCCATCCTGAAGCTTCTTACAAAGTTGTGGAGATCGTTTCTCGCACTGATGCTCCTAAGCGATCCTTTAAGGATCTTTTTGCTTCCATCAAGCAACGGTGA
- the LOC117923791 gene encoding uncharacterized protein At2g34460, chloroplastic isoform X2, translating into MEGSEITEEEEVTVKKTIFVAGATGNTGKRIVEQLLEKGFVVKAGVRDLDKAKTTFPGGNPSLQIVKADVTEGSVKLAEAIGDDSDAVICATGFQRSWDLLAPWKVDNFGTVNLVEACRKLGVNRFILISSILVNGAAMGQILNPAYIFLNAFGLILIAKLQAEQYIRKSGINYTIIRPGGLRNDPPTGNIVMEPEDTLSEGTISRDHVAEVAVEALVHPEASYKVVEIVSRTDAPKRSFKDLFASIKQR; encoded by the exons ATGGAAGGAAGTGAAATCACGGAGGAAGAGGAGGTGACTGTAAAAAAGACAATTTTTGTCGCCGGAGCTACCGGGAATACGGGGAAAAGGATTGTTGAGCAGCTTCTGGAAAAGGGCTTTGTTGTCAAGGCCGGAGTTCGCGACTTGGATAAGGCCAAAACTACTTTTCCCGGTGGGAATCCGTCTCTTCAAATT GTGAAAGCGGATGTAACCGAGGGTTCAGTGAAACTAGCTGAAGCCATTGGTGATGATTCCGATGCTGTAATATGTGCCACCGGTTTTCAACGATCCTGGGATTTACTTGCACCTTGGAAG GTTGATAATTTTGGCACCGTGAACCTTGTTGAAGCATGTCGGAAACTTGGTGTGAATCGATTTATTCTTATCAGTTCCATTCTAGTCAATGGAGCTGCAATGGGGCAGATACTTAATCCAGCTTACATCTTCCTCAATGCATTTGGGCTCATCTTAATAGCGAAGCTTCAGGCAGAGCAGTATATAAGGAAATCTGGTATAAATTACACAATAATAAGGCCTGGTGGGTTGAGAAATGACCCCCCCACAGGGAATATTGTCATGGAGCCAGAG GATACTCTCTCTGAAGGCACCATATCCAGAGATCATGTTGCAGAGGTTGCTGTTGAGGCATTAGTCCATCCTGAAGCTTCTTACAAAGTTGTGGAGATCGTTTCTCGCACTGATGCTCCTAAGCGATCCTTTAAGGATCTTTTTGCTTCCATCAAGCAACGGTGA
- the LOC117923790 gene encoding DNA replication licensing factor MCM3 homolog 2, producing MEISEEVRAAHKRDFMDFLDQDIGKGIYIDEIKAMINHKRHRLILNISDLHDYRTDLAHRILKNPGEYMQPFSDAATDVSRNLDPKYLKEGEQILVGFEGPFVSRRVTPRDLLSSFIGSMVCVEGIVTKCSLVRPKVVKSVHFCPSSGNFTTREYRDITSNMGLPTGSVYPTRDENGNLLVTEYGLCKYKDHQTLSMQEVPENSAPGQLPRTVDVIVEDDLVDSCKPGDRVAIVGIYKAIPGKSKGSVNGVFRTVLIANNVSLLNKEANTPIYTPEDLKHIKSIAERDDTLDLLGNSLAPSIYGHSWIKKAVILLMLGGVEKNLKNGTHLRGDINMMMVGDPSVAKSQLLRAIMNIAPLAISTTGRGSSGVGLTAAVTSDQETGERRLEAGAMVLADRGVVCIDEFDKMNDQDRVAIHEVMEQQTVTIAKAGIHASLNARCSVVAAANPIYGTYDRSLTPTKNIGLPDSLLSRFDLLFIVLDQMDADIDRQISEHVLRMHRFRSAAGGLGTLDGGSRYGKDDEADTGSSVFVKYNRMLHGKKTERGRKRDTLTIKFLKKYIHYAKHRIQPELTDEASDQIATAYAELRNSNSNAKTGGTLPITARTLETIIRLSTAHAKMKLSRQVLKSDVEAALKVLNFAIYHKELTEMEEREEERERELEKKRQVDRNAGETDTVDHDSADREGATADAMEVDASPAAPFSGNISSERVEAFDSVFGQHIRANHVDLISIADVEKVVNSGAAVQYSRAEILFLLKRLEDVNRLMIDDNDVVHII from the exons ATGGAGATCAGCGAGGAAGTGAGAGCAGCTCACAAGCGCGACTTCATGGATTTCTTAGATCAAGAT ATTGGAAAGGGTATTTACATCGATGAAATCAAAGCCATGATCAACCACAAGCGCCATCGCCTCATCCTTAACATTTCCGATCTCCATGACTACCGCACTGACTTAGCCCACAG GATCCTCAAGAATCCAGGTGAGTACATGCAACCCTTCTCTGATGCAGCCACTGACGTCTCACGCAACCTTGATCCCAAGTACTTAAAGGAAGGAGAGCAAATTCTTGTTGGCTTTGAAGGTCCTTTTGTTTCCCGACGTGTTACACCGAGAGATCTTCTCTCTAGCTTCATTGGATCCATGGTCTGTGTTGAGGGCATTGTCACAAAAT GTTCTCTTGTAAGGCCAAAGGTTGTTAAAAGTGTTCACTTCTGCCCTTCATCTGGGAATTTCACTACCCGTGAATATCGAGATATTACTTCCAATATGGGTTTGCCCACAGGGTCTGTGTATCCTACACGG GATGAAAATGGCAACTTATTGGTGACTGAGTATGGGTTGTGCAAATACAAAGACCATCAAACCTTATCAATGCAAGAAGTGCCTGAGAATTCTGCTCCAGGTCAGCTTCCACGAACTGTGGATGTTATAGTTGAGGATGATCTGGTGGATTCATGCAAGCCTGGAGACCGAGTGGCAATTGTAGGAATATATAAAGCTATTCCAGGAAAAAGCAAGGGCAGTGTCAATGGGGTATTCAG GACTGTGCTCATAGCAAACAATGTTTCTCTGCTGAACAAGGAGGCAAATACACCAATCTACACTCCTGAAGACCTAAAACACATTAAAAGTATAGCTGAGAGAGATGATACGCTTGACCTACTTGGTAATTCACTTGCACCATCTATATATGGGCATTCATGGATAAAGAAAGCTGTGATTTTATTAATGCTTGGTGGAGTGGAAAAGAACCTTAAAAATGGGACCCACTTACGAGG TGACATAAACATGATGATGGTTGGTGATCCTTCCGTTGCCAAGTCTCAACTGTTAAGAGCAATTATGAATATTGCTCCTTTGGCTATATCTACCACTGGTCGAGGTTCTTCTGGTGTTGGTTTGACAGCTGCAGTTACTTCTGATCAAGAAACAG GAGAAAGAAGGCTAGAAGCTGGTGCCATGGTTCTTGCTGATCGAGGTGTTGTTTGTATTGATGAGTTTGACAAGATGAATGATCAAGATCGTGTTGCTATACATGAAGTGATGGAGCAGCAGACAGTTACCATTGCCAAAGCTGGTATCCATGCATCATTGAATGCTCGATGCAGTGTAGTGGCAGCTGCAAATCCAATATATGGAACT TATGACCGGTCATTAACCCCAACAAAGAATATTGGACTTCCAGACTCTTTGCTCTCCCGTTTTGATTTACTGTTTATAGTATTGGACCAAATGGATGCTGATATTGATCGTCAAATCTCAGAGCATGTCTTACGTATGCACCGCTTTCGATCTGCAGCTGGAG GTCTGGGAACACTTGATGGGGGTTCAAGATATGGAAAAGATGATGAAGCTGATACGGGTTCATCTGTCTTTGTCAAGTACAATCGCATGCTACATGGGAAGAAAACAGAGAGGGGTCGGAAGCGTGATACCCTCACCATCAAGTTTCTAAAAAAGTATATTCATTATGCAAAGCATAGAATTCAGCCTGAGCTGACAGATGAG GCATCTGATCAGATTGCAACGGCATATGCAGAGCTCAGAAATTCCAATTCTAATGCAAAG ACTGGAGGAACACTTCCAATTACTGCCAGAACCTTAGAAACAATAATTCGTCTTTCTACTGCTCATGCCAAAATGAAGTTGAGTAGACAG GTTTTGAAGTCTGATGTTGAAGCTGCTTTGAAAGTTCTAAATTTTGCTATATATCATAAAGAATTGACTGAGATGGAGGAGCGTGAGGAAGAAAGGGAGAGAGAATTGGAGAAAAAACGCCAAGTTGATCGCAATGCTGGTGAAACTGATACTGTTGACCATGATTCTGCTGATAGAGAAGG TGCAACAGCGGATGCCATGGAAGTAGATGCCTCTCCTGCAGCCCCATTCAGTGGCAATATTTCTTCAGAAAG GGTAGAAGCATTTGATTCTGTATTTGGTCAGCATATACGGGCAAACCATGTGGATCTTATATCCATTGCAGATGTAGAGAAGGTTGTGAATTCTGGAGCAGCTGTCCAGTATTCAAGGGCAGAGATTTTATTCCTATTAAAG AGACTGGAAGATGTTAATAGATTGATGATAGATGACAATGATGTGGTGCATATCATTTGA